The following coding sequences lie in one Hyalangium ruber genomic window:
- a CDS encoding enoyl-CoA hydratase/isomerase family protein: MESTVEVEDREDGIRVLTLVNPTRRNALDDEMLDQLDAALSVPSHVRAFLVRGAGGTFCSGYDLTVLGPPTGDGRLPDDTLMGFLSRLERHPLPSVAQVQGAAFGAGFDLASACDFRVGTPQTVFCMPPARLGVVYSVEGMSRVARLVGVARAKAIFLTAQKVDGETALAWGLLDECYAADRVEDGALELCRTLAANAPLAVSGMKEVLGLMSQHTLSQEQLSRARALRTAAFQSEDLKEGKAAFLEKRSPRFQGR; the protein is encoded by the coding sequence ATGGAGTCGACTGTCGAAGTAGAGGACCGGGAGGACGGCATCCGCGTCCTGACGCTCGTCAACCCGACGCGCCGCAACGCGCTGGATGACGAGATGCTGGACCAGCTGGATGCGGCGCTCTCGGTGCCTTCCCACGTGCGCGCCTTCCTGGTGCGAGGGGCGGGCGGCACCTTCTGCTCCGGCTATGACCTGACGGTGCTCGGGCCGCCCACGGGCGACGGGCGGCTGCCGGACGACACGCTGATGGGGTTCCTCTCCCGCCTGGAGCGGCACCCGCTGCCCAGCGTGGCCCAGGTGCAGGGGGCTGCCTTCGGCGCGGGCTTCGACCTGGCCTCGGCGTGCGACTTCCGGGTGGGCACGCCGCAGACCGTCTTCTGCATGCCTCCAGCGCGGCTGGGCGTCGTCTACTCGGTGGAGGGCATGTCGCGCGTGGCGCGGCTGGTGGGCGTGGCCCGCGCCAAGGCCATCTTCCTCACCGCGCAGAAGGTGGATGGGGAGACGGCGCTCGCCTGGGGGCTGCTGGACGAGTGCTACGCGGCCGACCGGGTCGAGGACGGCGCCCTGGAGCTGTGCCGCACGCTGGCCGCCAACGCGCCCCTGGCCGTGTCCGGGATGAAGGAAGTGCTGGGGCTGATGAGCCAGCACACGCTCTCGCAGGAGCAGCTGTCGCGGGCCAGGGCCTTGCGCACGGCGGCCTTCCAGAGTGAAGACCTCAAGGAGGGTAAGGCGGCGTTCCTCGAGAAACGCTCGCCTCGCTTCCAGGGCCGCTGA
- a CDS encoding response regulator, with translation MQIRILVVDDEQDNCDYLKLVLTREGYEVITTTDPTQTVDILRGSDFHLVILDMMMPQMSGTEVLELIRKYDTDIAVIVATAYPTVDTAVASLKAQASDYVKKPMEPDQFITAVRNALQKKGLSQDPEADLHRAIGRVIRDARKTQELTLKQLARRTGLSVSLLSQIERAESSASISSLYKIASALQLRMGELFGDT, from the coding sequence GTGCAGATTCGCATCCTGGTGGTCGATGACGAGCAGGACAACTGCGACTACCTGAAGCTGGTGCTGACCCGCGAGGGCTACGAGGTCATCACCACCACGGATCCCACCCAGACGGTGGACATCCTGCGTGGGTCGGACTTCCACCTCGTCATCCTCGACATGATGATGCCGCAGATGTCCGGCACCGAGGTGCTCGAGCTGATCCGCAAGTACGACACGGACATCGCGGTCATCGTCGCCACGGCCTACCCCACGGTGGACACGGCGGTCGCCTCGCTCAAGGCGCAGGCGTCCGACTACGTGAAGAAGCCGATGGAGCCGGACCAGTTCATCACCGCGGTCCGCAACGCCCTGCAGAAGAAGGGTCTGTCGCAGGACCCCGAGGCGGACCTGCACCGCGCCATCGGCCGCGTCATCCGCGACGCGCGCAAGACGCAGGAGCTCACGCTCAAGCAGCTGGCGCGGCGCACCGGCCTGTCCGTCTCGCTGCTGTCGCAGATCGAGCGCGCCGAGTCCTCGGCCTCCATCTCGTCGCTGTACAAGATCGCCTCCGCGCTCCAGCTGCGCATGGGCGAGCTGTTCGGCGACACCTGA
- a CDS encoding biotin/lipoyl-binding carrier protein translates to MADVAAHITGTVWKIEVKVGQKVSSGETLVILESMKMEMPVEATEDGTVKEIRCKESQPVNEGDVLVVLG, encoded by the coding sequence ATGGCGGACGTGGCGGCGCACATCACGGGCACGGTGTGGAAGATCGAGGTGAAGGTGGGCCAGAAGGTCTCCTCCGGGGAAACCCTCGTCATCCTCGAGTCGATGAAGATGGAGATGCCGGTGGAGGCCACCGAGGACGGCACCGTGAAGGAGATCCGCTGCAAGGAGTCCCAGCCGGTCAACGAGGGCGATGTCCTCGTGGTGCTCGGCTAG
- a CDS encoding rhomboid family intramembrane serine protease, translating into MSPPASTPPFGKVEAGPDDRGLLARLPWVTLGLALINLAAYAFTAAAGPLDVDAMVRFGAKVGPLITEAGQPWRLLTANLLHRDGAHLGLNVLVLVAVGAVLESAYRRLDYAALLLASGLATMTSSLLWAEEVSVGASGMAYGCVGALIVLGRRHRALLSPLARRMAGEGVLPTVLVFLWMGWTSVGVDNAGHLGGFAAGLLVGLFLVPRKLLVEETRRTGLLRAGSVAVVALVLSGVGVLGRSSWRVERDDVFGVSVAMPGSWRQGADRLGRLAFSNGLPGLGRASFAAEAIEAGEPGDGELQARRFMETTLSPQGSLPEGQPRDVRGPEPAWVHGRRAQRVRGRLHGPEGSFQVMALFVPRGEFVYQLVFTWPEAFPRYDRVVARMAAELRLEEPATLREARARALLVPGVGEPLHTLGAALRRWGRPAEAVEPLLASVKLAPSRVETRVELARAFFESGHVEEGCHASEEALVYGPTVTVALEAGVRCELARGDMARALQRLEEARRVDPLDPRLRAAEAALRATVEAGGR; encoded by the coding sequence GTGAGTCCCCCAGCGTCAACTCCCCCGTTCGGCAAAGTCGAGGCCGGGCCCGATGACAGAGGGCTGCTGGCGCGGCTGCCGTGGGTGACGCTGGGCCTGGCGCTGATCAACCTGGCCGCTTACGCCTTCACCGCCGCCGCGGGCCCGCTCGATGTAGACGCCATGGTGCGGTTTGGCGCCAAGGTAGGTCCGCTCATTACAGAGGCGGGGCAGCCGTGGCGGTTGTTGACGGCGAACCTGCTGCACCGGGATGGGGCGCACCTGGGGCTCAACGTGCTGGTGCTGGTGGCGGTGGGCGCGGTGCTGGAGAGCGCGTACCGGCGGCTGGACTACGCGGCGCTGCTGCTGGCCTCGGGGCTGGCGACGATGACCAGCTCGTTGCTGTGGGCCGAAGAGGTGAGCGTGGGCGCCTCGGGTATGGCGTACGGGTGCGTGGGGGCGCTCATCGTCCTGGGGCGTCGGCACCGCGCGCTGCTGTCTCCGCTGGCCCGGCGCATGGCGGGGGAGGGCGTGCTGCCCACGGTGCTGGTCTTCCTCTGGATGGGGTGGACCTCGGTGGGCGTGGACAACGCGGGGCACCTGGGCGGCTTCGCGGCGGGCCTGCTGGTGGGGCTCTTCCTGGTGCCTCGGAAGCTCTTGGTGGAGGAGACGCGGAGGACAGGGCTGCTGCGCGCGGGGAGCGTGGCCGTCGTGGCGCTGGTCCTCTCGGGAGTGGGGGTGCTCGGGCGCTCCTCGTGGCGGGTGGAGCGGGATGATGTGTTCGGCGTCTCGGTGGCGATGCCGGGGAGCTGGCGCCAGGGCGCCGATCGCCTGGGGCGGCTGGCCTTCTCCAACGGGCTGCCGGGCCTGGGGCGCGCCAGCTTCGCCGCGGAGGCCATCGAGGCGGGCGAGCCGGGGGACGGAGAGCTGCAGGCCCGGCGCTTCATGGAGACGACCCTCTCGCCTCAAGGCTCCCTTCCGGAGGGACAGCCTCGGGACGTGAGGGGGCCGGAGCCCGCCTGGGTGCATGGGAGACGGGCGCAGCGGGTGCGCGGGCGGCTGCACGGGCCCGAGGGCTCCTTTCAGGTGATGGCGCTCTTCGTGCCGCGCGGGGAGTTCGTCTACCAGCTCGTCTTCACCTGGCCGGAGGCCTTTCCCCGCTATGACCGGGTGGTGGCGCGGATGGCGGCGGAGCTGCGGCTGGAGGAGCCCGCCACGCTGCGGGAGGCGCGGGCGCGTGCGCTGCTCGTGCCGGGAGTGGGGGAGCCGCTTCATACGTTGGGCGCGGCGCTGCGGCGGTGGGGGCGACCGGCGGAGGCCGTGGAGCCGCTCCTGGCCTCCGTGAAGCTGGCCCCCTCGCGCGTGGAGACGCGGGTGGAGCTGGCGCGGGCCTTCTTCGAGTCGGGGCATGTGGAGGAGGGCTGCCACGCCTCGGAGGAGGCGCTGGTGTACGGGCCGACGGTGACGGTGGCGCTCGAGGCGGGGGTGCGGTGCGAGCTGGCGCGAGGAGATATGGCGCGGGCACTGCAACGGTTGGAGGAGGCTCGGCGCGTGGATCCGTTGGATCCGCGGCTGCGCGCGGCGGAGGCCGCTCTTCGCGCGACGGTGGAGGCGGGAGGCCGTTAG
- a CDS encoding ArnT family glycosyltransferase, with protein MQVPVTLRVVSLMAAFSSFLFLPYLGAVGLWDPWETHYGEVARMMVERNDYVFPWWENAWFFSKPPLTMWLQALGMKVVGSVRHAGELARYTEWGMRVPFALLSIAAVTLLSLAVSRVVSRRAGLATGFVLATMPLYFLLTRQTVTDTPFVTTMVCAMACALIGQLDETTRHRTAWWYAFYVFMGLSVLAKGLLGVLPAVILALYAVLAVIPWSWEAGRIHLRWLLRRKFRREVREGNAPMPVLWGQLLRMRLGTGFLVFLAVAVPWYLTLSLFDGVDDEGKGFFYRFFIHDHLNRLTAGVHTTTPGGTFIYFIEQGGYAIFPWVALLPGAFAVVARLKLRSDSKADHLALIAVLWVAFTFWLLASSATKFHHYVFPILPGLAVLIALFIDRLWQDGPAEHAVSLIFGLVLFVLVGKDLAETPKNFTDLFVYNYDRAYPVDLINKPITMFRSRPLWMGDMVGVVLAGLALILGVDALGAKDRTRTSSLAAVMLVAAAAVTLGVVILDGRVSALGLTGVGLLAVAGWSAWLALRAKPEDRLWDWLLAGGWVVAGGYLAWRGFTKPVSTDALLRVLSEPVNVRKGLGFAFTVAGTLCVLAALKRAKGMLFGSFWLFAAGFAIWFGWNHWVDLSHHWTQRDLFWRYWRQHQEGEPIAAFMMNWRGETFYSRNQVEQFRGGDANTRMRNYAAQPGREWALVEHNRLNLLISAVGSDKKVNVIDRDINNKFILVTID; from the coding sequence ATGCAGGTGCCGGTGACGCTGCGCGTGGTGAGCCTGATGGCGGCGTTCTCCTCGTTCCTGTTCCTGCCCTACCTGGGCGCGGTGGGGCTGTGGGACCCCTGGGAGACGCACTACGGCGAAGTGGCGCGGATGATGGTGGAGCGCAACGACTACGTGTTCCCCTGGTGGGAGAACGCGTGGTTCTTCTCCAAGCCGCCGCTGACGATGTGGCTACAGGCGCTGGGGATGAAGGTGGTGGGCTCGGTGCGCCACGCGGGCGAGCTGGCCCGCTACACCGAGTGGGGCATGCGAGTGCCGTTCGCCCTGCTGAGCATCGCCGCGGTGACGCTGCTGTCGCTGGCGGTGTCGCGGGTGGTGAGCCGGCGCGCGGGGCTGGCCACGGGCTTCGTGCTGGCCACCATGCCGCTCTACTTCCTGCTCACCCGGCAGACGGTGACGGACACGCCCTTCGTCACCACCATGGTGTGCGCCATGGCGTGCGCGCTCATCGGCCAGCTGGACGAGACGACGCGGCACCGCACGGCCTGGTGGTACGCCTTCTACGTCTTCATGGGCCTGTCCGTGCTGGCCAAGGGCCTTTTGGGCGTCCTGCCGGCCGTCATCCTCGCGCTCTACGCGGTGCTGGCCGTCATCCCCTGGAGCTGGGAGGCCGGCCGGATCCACCTGCGCTGGCTGCTGCGGCGCAAGTTCCGCCGGGAGGTGCGCGAGGGCAATGCGCCCATGCCCGTGCTGTGGGGCCAGCTCCTGCGGATGCGGCTGGGCACCGGCTTCCTGGTGTTCCTCGCGGTGGCCGTGCCCTGGTACCTCACCCTGAGCCTCTTCGACGGGGTGGATGACGAGGGCAAGGGCTTCTTCTACCGCTTCTTCATCCACGACCACCTGAACCGGCTGACCGCGGGCGTACACACCACCACGCCGGGCGGCACCTTCATCTACTTCATCGAGCAGGGCGGCTACGCCATCTTCCCGTGGGTGGCGCTGCTGCCGGGCGCCTTCGCGGTGGTGGCGCGGCTCAAGCTGCGCTCCGACTCCAAGGCGGACCACCTGGCGCTCATCGCCGTGCTGTGGGTGGCCTTCACCTTCTGGCTGCTGGCCTCCAGCGCCACCAAGTTCCACCACTACGTGTTCCCCATCCTGCCGGGGCTGGCCGTCCTCATCGCGCTGTTCATCGATCGGCTGTGGCAGGACGGGCCCGCCGAGCACGCGGTGAGCCTCATCTTCGGGCTGGTGCTCTTCGTCCTGGTCGGCAAGGACCTGGCGGAGACCCCGAAGAACTTCACCGACCTCTTCGTCTACAACTACGACCGGGCCTACCCGGTGGACCTCATCAACAAGCCCATCACGATGTTCCGCTCCCGCCCGCTGTGGATGGGCGACATGGTGGGGGTGGTGCTGGCGGGGTTGGCGCTCATCCTTGGCGTGGACGCGCTCGGCGCGAAGGACCGCACCCGGACCTCGAGCCTGGCGGCGGTCATGCTGGTGGCCGCGGCGGCCGTCACCCTGGGCGTGGTCATCCTCGATGGGCGCGTGTCCGCCCTGGGGCTCACGGGTGTGGGCCTGCTGGCCGTGGCGGGCTGGTCCGCGTGGCTGGCTCTTCGCGCGAAGCCCGAGGATCGCCTGTGGGACTGGCTGCTGGCGGGCGGCTGGGTGGTGGCGGGCGGCTATCTGGCCTGGCGTGGCTTCACCAAGCCGGTGAGCACCGACGCGCTGCTAAGGGTGCTGAGCGAGCCGGTGAACGTGCGCAAGGGCCTGGGCTTCGCCTTCACCGTGGCCGGCACGCTGTGCGTGCTCGCGGCGCTCAAGCGCGCCAAGGGCATGCTCTTTGGCAGCTTCTGGCTGTTCGCGGCCGGCTTCGCGATCTGGTTCGGCTGGAACCACTGGGTGGACCTGTCCCACCACTGGACGCAGCGTGACCTGTTCTGGCGCTACTGGCGCCAGCACCAGGAGGGCGAGCCCATCGCCGCGTTCATGATGAACTGGCGCGGGGAGACGTTCTACTCGCGCAACCAGGTGGAGCAGTTCCGCGGCGGAGACGCCAACACGCGCATGCGCAACTACGCCGCCCAGCCCGGCCGCGAGTGGGCCCTGGTGGAGCACAACCGCCTCAACCTGCTGATCAGCGCCGTGGGCTCGGACAAGAAGGTCAACGTCATCGACCGCGACATCAACAACAAGTTCATCCTGGTGACCATCGATTGA
- a CDS encoding outer membrane lipoprotein-sorting protein, with the protein MRKASLPLCRLTLVLALLAFLPARAEESAADIARKSRERGALNLLGLSAQLKLTTASKGGKSKEQVLTTTARKIGERTHSLVRFQQPAGVAGVAVLTVEGAKGEASEISLYLPKLKRVRKVARTQRGQSFMDTDFSYADLGGTGGETDDAMKKVGESKVLDRLAWVLVGKAGPDSPYGEVKVYVDQETYVPTQVEYTDKEGKPFKVYRAAQLKKFKDRVIASRSSMENLQTGSVTTLEVLQLEEAQLGEEAFTERALERG; encoded by the coding sequence ATGCGCAAGGCCTCACTTCCCCTGTGCCGTCTGACCCTGGTGCTGGCGCTGCTCGCGTTCCTGCCAGCGCGCGCCGAGGAGTCCGCGGCGGACATCGCCCGCAAGAGCCGCGAGCGCGGTGCTCTCAACCTGTTGGGCCTGAGCGCCCAGCTCAAGCTCACCACCGCGAGCAAGGGGGGCAAGAGCAAGGAGCAGGTGCTGACCACCACGGCGCGGAAGATCGGCGAGCGCACCCATTCGCTCGTGCGCTTCCAGCAGCCCGCGGGGGTGGCGGGCGTGGCCGTCCTCACCGTGGAGGGTGCCAAGGGCGAGGCGTCGGAGATCTCCCTGTACCTGCCGAAGCTCAAGCGGGTGCGGAAGGTGGCGCGCACGCAGCGCGGCCAGTCTTTCATGGACACGGACTTTTCCTACGCGGACCTCGGCGGCACGGGCGGCGAGACGGATGACGCGATGAAGAAGGTGGGCGAGTCCAAGGTGCTGGATCGCCTGGCCTGGGTGCTCGTTGGCAAGGCGGGGCCGGACTCTCCCTATGGAGAGGTGAAGGTCTACGTGGACCAGGAGACCTATGTCCCCACTCAGGTGGAGTACACCGACAAGGAGGGCAAGCCCTTCAAGGTGTACCGGGCCGCCCAGCTCAAGAAGTTCAAGGACCGCGTCATCGCCTCCCGCTCCTCCATGGAGAACCTGCAGACGGGCTCGGTGACGACCCTCGAGGTGCTCCAACTGGAGGAGGCGCAGCTGGGGGAGGAGGCCTTCACCGAGCGGGCGCTGGAGCGCGGTTGA
- a CDS encoding acetyl-CoA carboxylase biotin carboxylase subunit translates to MFKKLLIANRGEISRRIGAVARGMGISTVAIYSDADAELPFVKEADEAVRIGPAPAKDSYLNIPAILEAAKKTGAEAVHPGYGFVSENAEFATACKEAGIVFVGPPPEAMLRMKDKSQARKLVAAAGVPVVPGSEDVVPDVQSALAGAERIGYPVLCKAAGGGGGIGMAAAKDPAELEKVYRQCTDRAKAAFGREGVYLERYFPAPRHIEVQILGDHHGHLIHCLERECSIQRRHQKVVEEAPSPLFAGGKNAELTEKLFTAAVTAAKAFGYANAGTVEFLYSEGNVYFIEMNARLQVEHPVTELTTGLDLIGWQLRIASGERLTVRQEDVKRRGAALEFRIYAEDPVKFFPSPGPLKVFVPPTGEGVRLDSGYAEGNTVTPNYDPMIAKLIVSGDTREQAIERSIRALESFRIEGIKTNIPLHLRILKDPAFRAGELDTRFLEHHAKP, encoded by the coding sequence ATGTTCAAGAAGCTGCTCATCGCCAACCGGGGTGAGATCTCCCGCCGAATCGGTGCCGTGGCCCGAGGCATGGGGATCTCCACCGTCGCCATCTACTCCGACGCCGACGCGGAGCTGCCCTTCGTGAAGGAGGCGGACGAGGCGGTGCGCATCGGCCCCGCGCCCGCCAAGGACAGCTACCTGAACATCCCCGCCATCCTCGAGGCGGCGAAGAAGACGGGCGCCGAGGCGGTACACCCCGGCTACGGCTTCGTCTCGGAGAACGCCGAGTTCGCCACCGCGTGCAAGGAGGCCGGCATCGTCTTCGTGGGCCCTCCGCCCGAGGCCATGCTGCGGATGAAGGACAAGAGCCAGGCGCGCAAGCTGGTGGCGGCCGCGGGCGTGCCCGTGGTGCCCGGCAGCGAGGACGTGGTGCCGGACGTGCAGAGCGCGCTCGCGGGCGCCGAGCGCATCGGCTACCCGGTGCTCTGCAAGGCGGCGGGCGGCGGCGGTGGCATCGGCATGGCCGCGGCGAAGGATCCGGCCGAGCTGGAGAAGGTCTACCGCCAGTGTACGGACCGGGCGAAGGCAGCCTTCGGCCGCGAGGGCGTCTACCTGGAGCGCTACTTCCCGGCGCCGCGTCACATCGAGGTGCAGATCCTCGGCGACCACCACGGCCACCTCATCCACTGCCTGGAGCGCGAGTGCTCCATCCAGCGGCGCCACCAGAAGGTGGTGGAGGAGGCGCCCTCGCCGCTGTTCGCGGGCGGCAAGAACGCGGAGCTGACCGAGAAGCTGTTCACCGCGGCGGTGACAGCGGCCAAGGCGTTCGGCTACGCCAACGCCGGCACGGTGGAGTTCCTCTACTCTGAGGGCAACGTCTACTTCATCGAGATGAACGCCCGGCTCCAGGTGGAGCACCCGGTGACGGAGCTGACCACGGGGCTGGACCTGATCGGCTGGCAGCTGCGCATCGCCTCCGGAGAGCGCCTCACGGTGCGCCAGGAGGACGTGAAGCGGCGCGGGGCGGCGCTCGAGTTCCGCATCTACGCGGAGGATCCGGTGAAGTTCTTCCCGTCCCCAGGGCCGCTCAAGGTGTTCGTGCCGCCCACGGGCGAGGGTGTGCGCCTGGACTCGGGCTACGCCGAGGGCAACACCGTCACGCCGAACTACGATCCGATGATCGCCAAGCTCATCGTCTCGGGTGACACGCGGGAGCAGGCCATCGAGCGCTCCATCCGGGCGCTGGAGTCCTTCCGCATCGAAGGCATCAAGACGAACATCCCGCTGCACCTGCGCATCCTCAAGGATCCGGCCTTCCGCGCCGGCGAGCTGGATACGCGCTTCCTGGAGCACCACGCGAAGCCTTAG
- the ftsZ gene encoding cell division protein FtsZ, which produces MDQFEQNKQAAKIRVVGVGGAGCNAVNTMIMAKLERVDFIAANTDVQALAANNAPTRLQLGQTLTKGLGAGANPEMGREAALESKEQIAAVLEGADMVFVTAGMGGGTGTGAAPIIADIAKSLGCLTVGVVTKPFLFEGNKRRKQAEQGLVELKAAVDTLITIPNQRLLTLSTEPMPLLETFKRADEVLLNAVQGISDLIQYHGYINVDFADVKTIMSDKGLALMGTGRSSGNQRALNAMQQAISSPLLEDISIDGATGLLINITGGRDMTLQEVNEALTLVHDAADGEAEIIFGSLIDEDIKDEVKITIIATGFVHREAARQQARSVAVTPTPVPLVTRPAPSVLSAAREEVASLVPAKAGSRSMSSTENKALSTRTAVVKDAALPLDEDQFDIPTFLRRQGQTEMP; this is translated from the coding sequence ATGGACCAGTTCGAGCAGAACAAGCAGGCCGCGAAGATCCGTGTTGTTGGCGTGGGCGGGGCGGGGTGCAACGCGGTCAACACGATGATCATGGCCAAGCTGGAACGGGTCGACTTCATCGCCGCCAACACCGACGTCCAGGCGCTGGCCGCCAACAACGCTCCGACGCGGCTGCAGCTCGGACAGACGCTGACCAAGGGCCTGGGCGCGGGCGCCAACCCGGAGATGGGTCGCGAGGCCGCCCTGGAGTCCAAGGAGCAGATCGCCGCCGTGCTCGAGGGCGCGGACATGGTGTTCGTCACCGCCGGTATGGGCGGTGGCACCGGCACGGGGGCCGCCCCCATCATCGCCGACATCGCCAAGAGCCTGGGTTGCCTCACGGTGGGCGTGGTGACCAAGCCCTTCCTGTTCGAGGGCAACAAGCGCCGCAAGCAGGCCGAGCAGGGCCTCGTGGAGCTCAAGGCCGCGGTGGACACCCTCATCACCATCCCCAACCAGCGGCTGCTGACGCTCTCCACCGAGCCCATGCCGCTCCTGGAGACGTTCAAGCGCGCCGATGAGGTGCTGCTCAACGCCGTTCAGGGCATCTCGGACCTCATCCAGTACCACGGCTACATCAACGTGGACTTCGCGGATGTGAAGACCATCATGAGCGACAAGGGCCTGGCGCTCATGGGCACCGGCCGCTCCTCGGGCAACCAGCGCGCGCTCAACGCCATGCAGCAGGCCATCTCCAGCCCGCTGCTGGAGGACATCTCCATCGACGGCGCCACCGGCCTGCTCATCAATATTACTGGCGGCCGCGACATGACCCTGCAGGAGGTCAACGAGGCCCTCACGCTGGTGCATGACGCCGCCGACGGCGAGGCGGAGATCATCTTCGGCTCGCTCATCGACGAGGACATCAAGGACGAGGTGAAGATCACCATCATCGCCACGGGCTTCGTCCACCGCGAGGCGGCGCGTCAGCAGGCCCGTTCGGTGGCGGTAACGCCCACGCCGGTGCCGCTCGTCACCCGCCCGGCGCCCTCGGTGCTCAGCGCCGCCCGCGAGGAAGTGGCCAGCCTGGTCCCCGCCAAGGCCGGCAGCCGCTCCATGTCCTCCACGGAGAACAAGGCCCTCAGCACCCGCACGGCGGTGGTGAAGGACGCGGCGCTGCCGCTGGACGAGGATCAGTTCGACATCCCCACCTTCCTGCGTCGGCAGGGGCAGACGGAGATGCCGTAA
- a CDS encoding FHA domain-containing protein: MLKLIIEDDEGRKTVVPFAREEITIGRQEGNTIRLSDRNVSRRHARLLRVNGHVVVEDLGSSNGTRINGERISGQSTVKDGDLIQIGDYDLALQSEAAAAASASRRPAANDEPSDPHGSEPETELETPVQEEEPAAAGAPGDARRHSTSIIRMDQVESTRTRKVQELEAEDAPRLVVVSAELKGQEFACIRTEMRIGRTDDNDIVIDHRSLSRTHAKIVREDNGEWRVIDMQSANGLTVNGESYAQASLSNGDVVELGHVKLRFVAAGEAAGAIASGGRSKLPMVLGLVGLLLLGGGAIAFVLKPELFKGSSTTPQPPQPPETVQRDPQPEPPPDEPRQPDQPPPTEPPPANAAATAAANAAKALQARIQSAEAALSEGKLDQAEDDLSPVKKPDGSWPEEVQPLLTRIEAEKKVDQELTAARKALEAKKLDEAEQALSRAAATTVFVAKRDQLRADIEAARKATPPKVVEAPKPPTPTPPKPPLGPSAEEQAKTAQEDALKLWNAKQYDQSLVLASKCAELDDKNPKCHKLLAALYARLSKPDKAAEHYRKFLQLAPNDPSAPRVREILSNYETSKTTPP; the protein is encoded by the coding sequence GTGCTGAAGCTCATCATCGAAGACGACGAGGGGCGCAAGACCGTTGTTCCCTTCGCCCGCGAAGAGATCACGATCGGCCGACAGGAAGGCAACACCATCCGCCTGTCGGACCGAAACGTGTCCCGCCGCCACGCACGCCTGCTGCGAGTCAACGGGCATGTCGTGGTGGAGGATCTAGGCAGTTCCAATGGGACGCGCATCAACGGCGAGCGCATCAGCGGGCAGTCGACCGTCAAGGACGGCGATCTGATCCAGATCGGTGATTACGATCTGGCCCTGCAGAGCGAAGCGGCCGCCGCCGCGAGCGCCTCCCGTCGCCCGGCTGCCAATGACGAGCCCAGCGATCCTCACGGCTCCGAGCCGGAGACGGAGCTGGAGACGCCCGTCCAGGAGGAAGAGCCCGCCGCCGCGGGCGCCCCTGGGGACGCACGTCGGCACTCCACCTCCATCATCCGCATGGACCAGGTGGAGTCCACCCGGACGCGCAAGGTCCAGGAACTGGAGGCCGAGGACGCGCCCCGGCTCGTGGTGGTGAGCGCCGAACTCAAGGGCCAGGAGTTCGCCTGCATCCGCACGGAGATGCGGATCGGCCGTACCGATGACAACGACATCGTCATCGACCACCGATCGCTGTCGCGCACCCACGCGAAGATCGTCCGCGAGGACAACGGCGAGTGGCGCGTCATCGACATGCAGTCGGCCAACGGGCTGACCGTCAACGGTGAGAGCTACGCCCAGGCCTCGCTGTCCAATGGGGACGTCGTCGAGCTGGGCCATGTGAAGCTGCGCTTCGTGGCGGCAGGAGAGGCAGCCGGAGCGATCGCTTCCGGAGGCCGCTCGAAGCTGCCGATGGTGCTGGGCCTGGTGGGCCTGCTGCTGCTCGGTGGCGGCGCCATCGCCTTCGTCCTCAAGCCCGAGCTCTTCAAGGGCTCCAGCACGACGCCCCAGCCGCCTCAGCCTCCCGAGACCGTCCAGCGGGATCCGCAGCCGGAGCCCCCTCCGGACGAGCCTCGGCAGCCGGATCAGCCTCCGCCCACCGAGCCGCCCCCCGCCAATGCCGCCGCCACCGCGGCAGCCAACGCCGCCAAGGCGCTGCAGGCGCGGATTCAGAGCGCCGAGGCAGCCCTGTCCGAAGGCAAGCTCGACCAGGCCGAGGACGACCTCAGCCCCGTCAAGAAGCCGGACGGCTCGTGGCCCGAAGAGGTCCAGCCCCTGCTGACCCGCATCGAGGCCGAGAAGAAGGTCGACCAGGAGCTCACCGCGGCTCGCAAGGCGCTCGAGGCCAAGAAGCTCGACGAGGCCGAGCAGGCGCTGAGTCGCGCCGCGGCCACCACGGTGTTCGTCGCCAAGCGCGATCAGCTCCGCGCCGACATCGAGGCGGCGCGCAAGGCGACTCCCCCCAAGGTGGTCGAGGCGCCCAAGCCTCCGACGCCGACTCCGCCCAAGCCGCCCCTGGGGCCCTCGGCGGAGGAGCAGGCCAAGACCGCGCAGGAAGACGCGCTGAAGCTCTGGAACGCCAAGCAGTACGACCAGTCCCTGGTGCTGGCCTCCAAGTGCGCGGAGCTGGATGACAAGAATCCCAAGTGCCACAAGCTGCTGGCGGCCCTGTACGCCCGCCTCTCCAAGCCGGACAAGGCGGCCGAGCACTACCGCAAGTTCCTGCAGCTGGCCCCCAACGACCCCAGCGCGCCGAGGGTTCGCGAAATCCTGAGCAACTACGAGACGTCCAAAACGACCCCTCCGTAG